A region from the Metarhizium brunneum chromosome 7, complete sequence genome encodes:
- the P5CR_1 gene encoding Pyrroline-5-carboxylate reductase produces the protein MNPEGILVSWHSFNRNAHGETTKLGNLGTAILGGLLSTPKEGPEGICPFSQFIVSVRTEVSVTRLQEEFCQHQDKLRIYQNQNERAVDESDVIILATDPADVASVLTAQGMRDNLVGKLLISVAAGWTRQKLETMIYGREIIPEEISGVDYPKQVWVIRTLPNVAAVVHQGLTVIETPQPELPTRYLALTRAIFDRIGKTIVLPPSLLDAATVVGGSTPAFFAIICEALIDASVAVGVPRDVAHAGIAQAMLGTAHMLQTGMQPAAIKDKGTSPEGCTMSGLMVLEETAVRGHVGRALREAVTVARLMGSDVHLNDTRK, from the coding sequence ATGAACCCGGAAGGAATCCTAGTTTCATGGCACTCTTTCAACCGTAATGCTCACGGAGAAACCACGAAATTAGGCAATCTAGGAACCGCAATTCTAGGTGGCCTGCTCAGTACTCCGAAGGAAGGCCCGGAAGGAATATGTCCATTTTCTCAATTCATTGTCAGCGTGCGAACCGAGGTGTCCGTCACCAGATTGCAGGAAGAATTCTGCCAGCATCAAGACAAACTACGCATTTACCAAAACCAGAACGAACGGGCAGTTGATGAGTCTGATGTCATTATTCTAGCCACGGACCCTGCCGATGTAGCTTCAGTACTCACCGCGCAAGGTATGCGCGACAACTTGGTTGGCAAGCTGCTCATAAGCGTCGCTGCGGGATGGACGAGGCAGAAACTCGAAACCATGATCTATGGCAGAGAAATAATCCCAGAAGAAATTTCAGGAGTGGATTATCCAAAGCAAGTCTGGGTTATTCGCACCCTTCCCAACGTGGCCGCGGTGGTTCATCAAGGGCTCACCGTCATTGAGACGCCTCAGCCCGAACTGCCAACACGCTACCTAGCACTCACCAGGGCGATTTTCGACCGTATAGGAAAGACAATAGTTCTGCCCCCGAGTCTGTTAGATGCGGCCACAGTGGTGGGCGGATCGACacccgccttcttcgccatcatctgcgAAGCCCTCATTGATGCTTCTGTTGCCGTAGGAGTCCCGCGCGACGTGGCTCATGCTGGTATTGCACAGGCGATGCTGGGCACAGCCCATATGCTACAGACGGGCATGCAGCCTGCTGCTATCAAAGACAAAGGAACCTCTCCCGAGGGCTGTACAATGAGCGGCTTGATGGTGTTGGAAGAGACCGCCGTGAGAGGGCATGTTGGCCGGGCGCTTCGAGAGGCTGTCACGGTTGCTCGCCTGATGGGCAGCGATGTACACTTAAATGACACTAGAAAGTAA